The Antarcticibacterium sp. 1MA-6-2 genome has a window encoding:
- a CDS encoding BatD family protein, translated as MKLKFFILSFFLMLSSAGFAQVKFEAKASKQKLGVNERLRVDFEMNQDGDNFRAPSFSGFTVVGGPNQMVSNQWINGKRTYSKTYSFFLAPTARGKFTIGQAEITVDGDVYKTSPIQVEVTAAVEEPTDGNNSDLVASDNLHLVAEISNANPYLNQAITVVYKLYVSPRISVSNWREMDSPVFSDFWSQNIDIRQLKIETGEYEGEPYRFVVLRKTILYPQKTGELDIEPLTLSVSVDVPSDRRDIFGGRLYTTIDKTVAAGKRTINVKPLPEQGKPIGFSGAVGKYNFKVTPSRTELAATESMNVKVQVNGNGNLKLFDLPELQVPPSLERYEAERTENVRTDLNGTQGSITDSYTVIPTRQGKYPIPQLSFSYFDPSTETYKTLTSEEIVLEVDKAPAGSSMLSSWGRSDKTTTRYNRYTI; from the coding sequence ATGAAATTGAAATTTTTCATACTGTCATTTTTCTTAATGCTTTCATCGGCAGGTTTTGCGCAGGTAAAATTTGAAGCCAAAGCGAGCAAGCAAAAGCTGGGAGTAAATGAGCGGCTTAGGGTAGATTTCGAAATGAATCAGGATGGGGATAATTTTAGAGCTCCGTCTTTCAGCGGGTTTACCGTTGTAGGAGGTCCTAACCAAATGGTTAGCAACCAATGGATAAATGGGAAACGTACTTATTCCAAGACATACAGTTTTTTCCTTGCACCTACGGCACGGGGAAAGTTCACAATTGGCCAGGCAGAAATAACAGTAGACGGGGATGTATATAAAACTTCGCCTATCCAGGTTGAAGTAACTGCAGCAGTAGAAGAGCCTACCGATGGTAACAATTCAGATTTGGTTGCGAGTGATAATCTCCACCTGGTTGCCGAAATTTCCAATGCCAACCCTTATTTGAATCAGGCAATAACTGTTGTTTACAAGCTTTACGTAAGTCCGCGTATAAGTGTGAGCAACTGGAGGGAAATGGATAGCCCTGTGTTTAGTGACTTTTGGAGCCAAAATATAGATATAAGGCAGCTTAAAATAGAAACAGGGGAATATGAGGGAGAACCATATCGTTTTGTGGTTCTTAGAAAGACAATACTTTATCCCCAGAAGACAGGTGAACTGGATATAGAACCTTTAACCCTTTCAGTTTCTGTAGACGTTCCCAGTGACAGGCGGGATATCTTTGGCGGGAGGTTGTACACCACCATAGATAAAACAGTTGCTGCAGGAAAAAGAACAATTAATGTAAAACCTTTACCGGAGCAGGGAAAACCCATTGGATTTAGTGGAGCAGTGGGAAAATACAATTTTAAGGTCACCCCAAGCCGCACAGAACTTGCTGCTACTGAATCTATGAATGTAAAGGTGCAGGTGAATGGTAACGGCAACCTTAAGTTGTTTGATCTCCCAGAACTGCAGGTCCCGCCCTCCCTGGAGAGATATGAAGCTGAAAGAACAGAGAATGTGAGGACTGATCTTAATGGCACCCAGGGAAGTATTACCGACTCTTATACTGTCATTCCTACGAGGCAGGGGAAATATCCTATCCCGCAACTTTCATTTTCTTATTTCGATCCTTCTACAGAAACTTATAAAACCCTCACTTCTGAAGAAATTGTGCTCGAAGTAGATAAAGCTCCCGCAGGAAGTTCAATGCTTAGCTCCTGGGGGAGGAGTGACAAAACAACCACTCGATATAACAGGTACACAATTTAG